The stretch of DNA CTGAGAATatatgtgcttgcttagaaggagctgtgtggtacACTGGTCAGAGTTTTTGGAGAGAGAGCAAAGTGCAGGCGCAGGCCTGCTGAGCAGTCTGCCTTGCTGGGGATATTCCAGTGTAAAGCTGCGCAGCTTTAAAgtccctggtcaggagggagtgaGATGTGGGTCTCCGCCCAAAAGAGATGGTGGCTGATGGCCTCTTGGTGGGCCACAGAGAGGGATACACATACATTTGCTCTGAAAATGTGACAAATGGTTGAGCTGTAAGAAGATCGTAAGAAGATCACCTAATGGGCTGATGCTCTGGGGCAGAGTTAGGGTTGTCTGGCTGGGCAATTCCACACATCGCGTCATTTGAAGCATTTTTCAAATAGGAAATTAACTTTGCATGTCCAGGTTTTCCAGGGTTCTGGTTTGGTTTTGTCTTTTAAACTGCACTGGCAGCAATCTTTAAAGGCACCTTCCAAAAGGGTGAGTTGAACATCTGCTTAGCCCTGACTCTAGCCTAACAAAGGTTTTTAGCTGGGAATTTCCTCGTACTTCAAACACCTTTTCCAAACCTTGCTCCGTGACGAGGACTCTAGCAGAATTTGCAAAGCTGGGCAAGGATGGGCCTCAAGAATCCCGCCTCCCTGGACATCTGGGTTCCTTCCTCACCCTTCCTAGACCATCCCATGGAATCAAGCCCAGATAGGAGCCACCTGCTCCCAACATGGTTCTCTTGCCTGCTGCTTTCCTCTTTGTGGCTGTTCTTGCAGGGGCTATGGGGAGTCGGCAAAGCAGGGGGAAACCACTGTTAAGTAAACACTTCTTCCCATCCATTGCCCCAGGCAAAAAACTAGCCAAGGGCATTGCACTTTGGCAGGAAAATCCACCTCTGTCTGTAATGTCCCTAGTCTGACTTACCCAGGCTAGCCAGAAGAACCCTACCCTGGGATTGGAATATGAGTGTGGCATTTTGGGTGGCTTGGCAAAGCTGTGCATGCAGGAGAGTCAGAGTCGGGCTTAGCTGGAGAGCTAGTTAATTGGATTCATGTCCCAGGAAGATACATGCAGCCTCTGTAGACTACCCAGCATGCAGTGCATCCTTGTTGCCTTTATTAAATGGAGAATTGCAAGCTGGGGCCTGTAgtctccacaggctgcacctgtgTGAAGGTGCCTATGGCTGCACTGTAGAGGCCAACTGCAGCCCCAATCCAGGGGAGCCCCGAGTTGAAGGGGAAGGTGAGCAGTGAACACAGGAACAGGGCACTGACCCTGACCCTGCCACGGGTTTCTTTCATTCCTAGGGGGAGGTGGGGCAGTCGAAACtcagccccttcccttccctggaaGCTGCCAAGAAGGACTTTGAGAAGAAGTTCCGGGAGAAGACCAAGAACAGCTGGGCTGAGCGGGAGAACTTCGTGGCCCACCCTGGCAAGTACACCCTGATCGAGGTGCAGCACGGGGCcgaggaggagcaggaggtgaCTGTAAAGGTGTGTGACTGGGGGCCCCCGGGATAAGCCAGGCTGACCCCACATGGAGCCAGGAAAACAGGAACCTGCCCGAGGCAGCTAGGGACATATGTGCCATGGGGCTGAGGGACTGGCACAACCCCGTTTGGAGActtgggggagcagggaaggcaGTCCCCCTCCTGGCTGTGCAGTTGCAATGCAGGGGCCATGTCCTGAACTCCTGGCTTGGGTATGTGTCCGGCTGCTGCCCGAGAGCGTGACGGGAGCTGGTGGAAGCTTTGCCTCCATGAGGAGTGAGCAAGGGCCTCGGGATTTGGCCCACAGGTGGCAAAGTGTCACATCCTGCTTCAGGTGACGGCCCCAGTTCACCTCCTCAGGGCAGCTCCCCGCTGGAGACAAACTTCCATGGGGcggggtggctgggcagggcaggggggatccattgctggctctggggggcttTTTCCATGCAGCTGGCCTGGTGGCTGGCATAGCAACATTGGAATGCCCCATGGGGTGGGTGGGAATGTCCTCCGGAGGGAGAGCCCCTCTGCCTGTCGGAGCTAgagctctcctctcccctcccccaggtggACAGCGTGGATGGAGGGAAGCGCACCAAGCAGAGGACgctgccctgcagcctggacaAGGCCACCCAGGAGCTGGTCTCACTCATCTTCAGCAATGACATGTTCAAAGAGGCCATGCAGACCATGAATATCGGTACAGTGGGGAGCggggcccttggggcaggggggaggcagcaCACACCCCTGCGGCAGCCCGGGGCTCCTGCTCAGTGTTTCCGTTAGCTGTCTCCAGGGCTTGGTCAGAGGGGCCAGGccgtggttttcaaactgtgggtcatgacccagtactgggtcgcggccTGTAAAGCACTGGGTCACGGCAGCTCTGGTCTGCACCGCCGACCGGACCGTTAAAAGTCCTGTTGGCGGtcctgcccagctaaggcagactagtccctacctgttctgacactgcgccgcaccctggaagcagccaccagCACATCCAGTTCCTAGGCGGTGGGGGGCGGCGCAATAGGAGCGGGGGGCCAGTGCCTGGAGGCGAGAGCCACGTGGAgtcacctaggagctggacctactGCTGGCCGCATCTGGGGTGCAGCGaggtccgcggtgccaggacaggcaggaagcctgccttagcacccctactggctgctgaccaggagccgcctgaggtaagcctgcgccccagccctgagcccccccaaaactCAGAgtccccacccccgcaccccaaactcctgatCCCTGGCCGCACTCCAGAACCCACACCCACACcacagagccctgcccccctgccctgggggatgggggagactTGTATGAGcccaggggtctgtgtgtgggaTTGCCCTGGGGCCCCCGAGGGGAAGGGGTCAGGCTCAGGTCTGAGGGGGGATGCAGGTGCCCCTACCGGCCGTCAGCTAAGCCCTCCATTGcttgtctcccctccccatgcctgTCTGCCTGCCCCAGATGTGAAGAAGATGCCGCTGGGGAAGCTGAGCAAGCAGCAGATCGCCAAGGGCTTCGAGGCCCTGGAGGCCATTGAAACGGCTCTGCAGGAGCAGCCGCTGCCTGGCAAGCAGCTGGAGGAGCTGTCGTCCCGCTTCTACACCATCATCCCCCACAGCTTCGGCCGCTCCAGGCCCCGCACCATAAACAATCAGGAGATGGTCCAGGCCAAGAAGGACATGCTGCTGGTAAGGGCCCTGCCCGTGGCAGTTGGGCTGGGTCTGCACCATGCTGGCTCCTCCTGGTTGCTAGGGTGGGACCCCCCCCGCAGTGCCTTGGTCAGGCCTCTCTCCCTTACAGCTTTCCTGCTGCCTGCCCAGTCTCCCCGATGGGAATGTTCTCCCTCCCCCTCGCCCTGGGCTGAGGCCGGCTGGATTTCCCCGGGGCCAGCAGTGCAGCGCCTCCTCCTGCCTGGGGGAAGGAGTTTCTGCTCCAGGACGGCACTTGGGAAAGCTACCAccttcacccctgctgttgccATGGCGGTGACATGGGGTGGTACTGTGCCATTTGCTTCCTTGGTTCTAGAAAGGGGTCGGAGTGCCCTGTGAGGGGGGAAGAGGCCTGGCCCTGCATGGGGAAATAGCCACCCGGAGTCTGCGGTATCTCCTTGTTGGTGTGTTTGCTGCTCGCCTGGGAGCCCAGTGGGTTAGGGGACATGGTGCTGCTCACCACCGCCCCAGCAGGGTGGCCCGCTGAAGAACGTGTGGGCAGTGTGCATCCAAACTCCCATGGGCGCTGCGGGCGAAAGGGCCTCTCCTTCCCCAGGTGTGTAAAACCAGACCCCTTTGGGGAGCCTCCGGGCAGGAGAGGGCAGGCTGAGGCCATGCTGTGAAGGGCAGCAGGGCATACAAACCTCAGCTGGGGTCACACCCACCCTTGGGCAAGCCGTCTCTGgacaggagggggaaggagcctcCAGGGCTACTAAGGGGCTAAAGTGGCCTACCCTTCCCATCAGCCCGGCTTGCTGCCTTGGTAGGTGCTGGCAGACATTGAACTGGCCCAGAGCCTGCAGGcgcagaaggagaaggaggaagaggaggtgaagGTGGAGGTGGAGGAAGTGCCTCACCCGCTGGACAAGGACTATGAGCTTCTGAAGTGTGAGCTCACCCTGGTGGACCCAGCGTCGGAGGATTATCAGGTCTGGAGGGGCTGGCACATGTCAAGTGTCCTGGTGGAGGCAGCAGCTTGGACAGGGGAGCGATGTGGGGGTCACTAGCCCAGTGTGAGAGGGGTTGTGGGCTGTCACGTCCCTGAGGGAATGCCTGGGGACACTGGGTCCTTCCTTCGGCACTTCTGTCTTGGTCTGTACAGTGCCAACCCCGCCACCTGCATAGCACTTGTCTGGGATGGAGAGGAAGCTGCTTCCTCCAGGGGCCCAGCTGCCAGGCGGGATGTgtgtgccctcctccccaggatATCTCAGCACCCCATGGGCTCTCCAAACCGGGGAGGAGCCTGGGGTAGGTGAATTGGCCTCTCCCCAGGGGTAAGTCCCTCCAGAGCCTTGAGGGGTTCCACTAGTGGAGCTgacagggctgtgggggagcccaggcctggtgATCTTGTGGGTCCGAGCTGGAGGTGTTGGGAAGGGGGGCAGTTCTGGGTGCGGAGGGAGCGAACGTGTTCAGTTGTCATCATGCCAGAGGCTTCTCCAGCACCAAGCAGAGAAACCTGCTCCTGTGGGGCAGGCCCCAACCCTGGGGCCCCGCGTGTGGACCTCTGTGATAGCCAGGGCAGGAGGGACGGGTGCCAGCACTGAGAGGGCAAGCAGAGGACTGCTCTTGCCTGCTCTCGCCCCAGGTGCCCCCCGATCACTCTGGTCTCCCCCCAGGTGATCCAGACCTACGTAGAGAAGACCGGGTCGAGCCACCGGAAGGTCAAGATCCTGAACATCTGGAAGgtgaagagggagggagaggtgagaGAACTAGTGCCCTGCCGCTCGCGGGCGCATGTGTCCATGGGCGCTCACTTGTTGGCCAGGTGGGGGAGAGTTCGGCacgcagcagctcccactgggcgCAAACAGCTGCTGGGTGCGGCGCCAGGCTTGGTGTCAGGCCCCAAGAGCCAGCGGCGCCCTGGCCGTGCAGCCATTGCAGCGCAGGCTCAGCCCCAGCAGCTTCCAGCTGCTCTGCCTGGGTTCAGCGTGGACCATTTAACTGTGCTCGGGGCAGGTCTCGTCGGCCGGCACTCATGGGTGCA from Eretmochelys imbricata isolate rEreImb1 chromosome 7, rEreImb1.hap1, whole genome shotgun sequence encodes:
- the PARP3 gene encoding protein mono-ADP-ribosyltransferase PARP3 isoform X2, with protein sequence MAPKRKSPAKAQAPAQDKKMKQEPEEDSIRSTMEALKTAPKEKLKAKIDSACQLSNGSDAQIHEDYDCILNQTNIGNNNNKFYIIQLIAQNGSYSCWNRWGRVGEVGQSKLSPFPSLEAAKKDFEKKFREKTKNSWAERENFVAHPGKYTLIEVQHGAEEEQEVTVKVDSVDGGKRTKQRTLPCSLDKATQELVSLIFSNDMFKEAMQTMNIDVKKMPLGKLSKQQIAKGFEALEAIETALQEQPLPGKQLEELSSRFYTIIPHSFGRSRPRTINNQEMVQAKKDMLLVLADIELAQSLQAQKEKEEEEVKVEVEEVPHPLDKDYELLKCELTLVDPASEDYQVIQTYVEKTGSSHRKVKILNIWKVKREGEGERMKAHDHLENRRLLWHGTNVAVVAAILKSGLRIMPHSGGRVGKGLYFASENGKSMGYVSCTSQRIGIMFLNEVALGKEHRITQDDPLLCEAPPGYDSVIACGKTEPDPACDRELKMEGRKVLVPQGKPIPVAKYRNSYFSQSEYLIYRESQCQIRYLLQLRL